Proteins found in one Prochlorothrix hollandica PCC 9006 = CALU 1027 genomic segment:
- a CDS encoding PP2C family serine/threonine-protein phosphatase: MLSSKIKNCLTKIFLDFKKLLHLELNTAYEDQGSEAVMAERKVKLNKEEYDNVIKKWPAANPAIIKISKPGSDIYYETEVRSISKIDDIPKECVAYIQRLKEKQIPPKNAQKSKATTTNKKSQTTSQNFYKDEPDHSKPLIISPSGLPATLNPISLNTSDIQKNTSPIPSDYYYYVDPPKLSIEEYPYSSESWNWIGISDYVVGASHLKSKPAVPCQDTALATILDRPIILVSDGAGSCKLSHFGSNAVVRKLSHFIAERRQVNSEILDVDKTYNKDSLKNYAMDIIEYAMQVLQQEAESKNDKLSSFQCTLSIVTVGTKKSFWLRVGDSPIIVQRMKSTDLLGTMNKGEFSNQTSFLSENLSEEQIQYGLVDMDDVRGFCSLSDGAAEKLMSSDGKRIAPAISKLLDSLRIGELLYQDLHDFLSDSEYWIKTTGDDKSFAALAFQSNR, encoded by the coding sequence ATGTTAAGTTCAAAAATCAAAAATTGTTTGACAAAGATTTTTCTTGATTTTAAAAAGCTACTACATCTTGAATTAAATACAGCATATGAGGATCAAGGCAGTGAGGCAGTTATGGCAGAAAGAAAAGTAAAGCTGAATAAAGAGGAGTATGATAACGTAATTAAAAAATGGCCAGCAGCCAATCCTGCTATCATCAAGATATCTAAACCAGGATCTGATATTTATTATGAGACAGAAGTTCGTAGCATCTCTAAAATTGATGATATACCTAAGGAGTGTGTAGCGTATATTCAGCGTTTAAAAGAAAAGCAAATCCCACCAAAAAATGCGCAAAAATCAAAAGCAACGACAACTAATAAAAAGAGTCAAACTACATCTCAAAATTTTTATAAAGATGAGCCTGACCATAGTAAACCATTAATTATTTCACCGAGTGGCTTACCAGCTACACTCAACCCTATTAGCCTTAACACTTCCGATATTCAGAAAAATACTTCGCCAATCCCTAGCGATTATTATTACTATGTGGATCCTCCAAAGTTAAGTATAGAAGAATATCCTTATAGTTCAGAAAGCTGGAACTGGATTGGTATATCTGACTATGTTGTAGGTGCTTCACACCTAAAATCAAAGCCAGCGGTACCGTGCCAAGATACAGCGTTAGCAACTATCTTAGACAGGCCAATCATACTAGTTTCTGACGGTGCGGGGAGTTGTAAGTTATCCCATTTTGGTTCAAATGCAGTTGTCAGAAAGCTCAGCCATTTTATAGCTGAACGAAGACAAGTCAATTCAGAGATTTTAGATGTTGACAAGACCTATAATAAAGATAGTCTAAAAAACTATGCAATGGATATTATAGAGTATGCTATGCAAGTATTACAACAGGAAGCAGAATCCAAAAATGATAAACTGTCAAGCTTTCAATGTACTTTATCCATAGTCACTGTAGGAACAAAAAAAAGTTTTTGGCTCAGAGTTGGAGATAGTCCCATTATAGTCCAAAGGATGAAATCAACTGATCTATTGGGAACAATGAATAAAGGAGAATTCTCAAACCAGACTAGCTTTCTATCAGAGAATCTTTCAGAAGAACAAATTCAATATGGACTCGTAGACATGGATGATGTGAGAGGATTTTGCAGCTTAAGTGATGGAGCGGCAGAAAAATTAATGAGTTCCGACGGTAAACGTATTGCTCCGGCAATATCAAAACTTCTAGATTCTTTAAGAATAGGAGAGTTGTTGTACCAGGATTTACATGATTTTCTGTCTGATTCAGAGTACTGGATTAAGACAACAGGTGATGACAAGTCTTTTGCTGCACTTGCTTTTCAATCCAACCGATAA
- a CDS encoding vWA domain-containing protein: MPINISSDDLIDNPSPRCACMLILDVSGSMHGTPIDELNRGVEQFIDSVLEDDFASFSVDLGVITFGGNVKTILPIQPIQEAKVPVLETSGNTPMGEAVTQAIIELDARKKMYKSTGVSYYQPWIVLMTDGAPTDTYKAASKKLKDLANSKKIVVIAIGIGKKCNLDLLSEFCADGSEPKRLDGVKFSEFFTWLSQSMTEVVTKSTPGMKYIVTQSTDGWEALEEDNF; the protein is encoded by the coding sequence ATGCCTATCAATATAAGTTCAGATGACTTGATTGACAATCCATCTCCTAGATGTGCATGTATGCTAATACTCGACGTAAGCGGTAGTATGCATGGAACACCCATTGATGAACTAAATCGAGGTGTTGAACAGTTTATTGATTCAGTATTAGAGGATGATTTTGCATCCTTTTCAGTGGATCTTGGTGTAATTACTTTTGGGGGGAATGTCAAAACAATCTTGCCGATCCAGCCAATTCAAGAAGCTAAAGTACCTGTTTTAGAAACCTCTGGTAATACGCCTATGGGTGAAGCTGTAACACAAGCAATCATTGAACTAGATGCTCGCAAAAAAATGTATAAATCTACAGGGGTATCTTATTATCAACCATGGATTGTACTTATGACTGATGGTGCTCCAACAGATACATATAAAGCTGCTTCAAAGAAGCTAAAAGACTTAGCAAACTCGAAAAAAATAGTTGTGATTGCGATTGGTATTGGCAAGAAGTGTAATCTCGATCTTCTCTCTGAGTTCTGTGCAGATGGTTCAGAACCTAAACGTCTTGATGGTGTGAAATTCAGCGAATTTTTTACTTGGTTATCTCAAAGTATGACAGAAGTAGTTACAAAATCCACACCGGGGATGAAATATATTGTAACTCAATCTACAGATGGGTGGGAAGCTTTAGAGGAGGATAACTTTTGA
- a CDS encoding protein kinase domain-containing protein: protein MTYSKGDVVYDYNSKPKVLGEIIGSGGQGNVYELEGSSFLVKIFHSERLKEEEENLVKKLETQIKMKGSIKQTNVSWPQVAVYSQDKSYLGYAMKKMCGIPLKYLAHPKLYEKKFPDITRENMIILMISLVDTISKLHELDIYLGDINLENILCNPKTWKISLIDADSYQIHDYPCPVGRPEMTPLEHHGKDFKYIIRTKESDCFSLAILIFQCFMFGRHPYDNIGGGNPVENLENGRFPYGPGGSAPGRDGAVPQGNWYNLWSHLSFNIKGLFMQTFKEGASNPESRASLDEWRRGLQQYLSNIKSDYFTNEVYPKFPKPREE, encoded by the coding sequence ATGACGTATTCAAAGGGCGATGTAGTGTATGACTACAACAGTAAACCCAAGGTTTTAGGAGAAATAATTGGATCGGGAGGTCAAGGTAATGTATATGAGCTAGAAGGAAGCTCTTTTTTAGTGAAAATATTTCACTCTGAGAGACTCAAAGAAGAAGAAGAAAACTTGGTTAAAAAGTTAGAAACTCAAATTAAAATGAAAGGTAGCATAAAGCAGACAAATGTATCCTGGCCTCAAGTAGCAGTATATAGTCAAGATAAATCATACTTGGGTTATGCAATGAAAAAGATGTGTGGAATACCTTTAAAGTATCTCGCACATCCAAAGTTATACGAGAAGAAATTCCCTGATATAACCAGAGAGAATATGATCATTCTCATGATAAGTCTTGTTGATACTATAAGTAAACTCCACGAATTAGATATTTATTTGGGTGATATTAATCTAGAAAATATTTTATGTAATCCAAAAACATGGAAAATATCACTCATTGATGCTGATAGCTATCAAATACATGATTATCCATGCCCTGTAGGAAGGCCAGAAATGACACCTTTAGAACACCATGGCAAAGACTTTAAATATATAATAAGAACCAAGGAAAGTGATTGCTTTTCTCTAGCAATCTTAATATTTCAATGCTTTATGTTTGGTCGTCACCCTTATGATAATATTGGAGGTGGAAATCCTGTAGAAAATCTGGAAAATGGTCGTTTTCCATATGGGCCTGGAGGATCAGCACCTGGCCGTGATGGTGCCGTCCCCCAAGGTAACTGGTATAATTTATGGAGCCATCTATCCTTTAATATAAAAGGTCTTTTTATGCAAACTTTTAAGGAAGGAGCATCAAATCCCGAAAGTCGTGCATCTTTAGATGAATGGAGGAGAGGGCTACAGCAATATCTCTCTAACATTAAGAGTGATTACTTTACAAATGAAGTCTATCCTAAGTTCCCAAAACCTAGAGAGGAATAA
- a CDS encoding alpha/beta fold hydrolase: MPTSHLWSWRNQSIRYQQAGDRGPALVLIHGFGASSDHWRKNLDTLAHTHRVYALDLLGFGHSAKPTPGQPLTYTFETWGQQVMDFCRDIVQDKAFLVGNSIGCIVALQGAVTRPQQVQGLVLLNCSLRLLHDRKRQQLPWYNSVGTPIIQALLGIKAIGTLFFKTLATPKTVDRVLRQAYGRKEAVTEELVNLLLGPAQEPGAVDVFLAFVRYSQGPLPEDLLPQVTCPTLVLWGAEDPWEPVALGKVLAAVPSVEHFIPLPGVGHCPQDEAPELVNPILRDWTLQKHGPG, translated from the coding sequence ATGCCCACCTCCCATCTTTGGTCTTGGCGTAATCAAAGCATTCGATACCAGCAGGCGGGCGATCGCGGTCCGGCCCTCGTCTTGATCCATGGCTTTGGAGCCTCCAGCGACCACTGGCGCAAAAACCTGGACACCTTGGCCCACACCCACCGCGTTTATGCCCTGGATCTCCTGGGATTTGGGCACTCCGCCAAACCCACACCGGGTCAACCCCTGACCTACACCTTCGAGACTTGGGGCCAGCAGGTCATGGACTTTTGCCGAGACATAGTGCAAGACAAAGCCTTTCTGGTGGGCAACTCCATTGGCTGCATTGTGGCCCTCCAAGGAGCCGTGACCCGACCCCAACAGGTGCAGGGTTTAGTCCTTTTGAACTGTTCCCTGCGGCTGCTCCACGATCGCAAGCGCCAACAACTGCCCTGGTACAACAGCGTCGGCACCCCCATCATCCAAGCCCTGTTGGGGATCAAAGCCATTGGCACCCTGTTCTTTAAGACCTTGGCGACACCGAAGACCGTCGATCGCGTCCTGCGCCAAGCCTATGGCCGCAAAGAAGCCGTCACCGAGGAACTGGTCAACTTACTGTTGGGACCCGCCCAGGAGCCGGGGGCAGTGGACGTGTTTTTGGCCTTTGTGCGCTATTCCCAGGGTCCCCTGCCGGAAGACCTGTTACCCCAAGTCACCTGTCCCACCCTAGTGCTGTGGGGGGCGGAGGATCCCTGGGAGCCAGTGGCCTTGGGTAAAGTCTTGGCAGCGGTGCCCTCAGTGGAGCATTTCATTCCCCTGCCGGGAGTGGGCCATTGTCCCCAGGACGAAGCGCCAGAATTGGTCAACCCCATCCTTCGGGACTGGACCCTCCAAAAGCATGGGCCTGGTTAG
- the pyrC gene encoding dihydroorotase, whose product MQKLTITRPDDWHLHLRDGAALKAVLPHTVRQFARAIIMPNLKPPVRSVTEATAYRDRILAAVPAGQRFEPLMTLYLTDNTSPAEIMAAKASPFVKAVKYYPAGATTNSDLGVTDIRQCDRVFEAMEQADLPLLLHGEVADRGVDVFDREKVFIDRHLIPLQQQFPKLRIVLEHITTSDAVQYVLSADPIAATITPQHLLFNRNDLFQGGLRPHFYCLPVLKREQHRSALLQAATSGNPKFFLGTDSAPHPRNGKESSCGCAGCYSALHAMELYAEAFESAAALDKLEAFASFYGPDFYQLPRNREQITLTKTPWRVPDQVPFPESELVPLRAGQEMTWHMA is encoded by the coding sequence ATGCAAAAACTCACGATTACCCGACCTGACGACTGGCATCTCCATCTACGGGATGGCGCGGCATTGAAAGCGGTTCTGCCCCATACGGTGCGCCAGTTTGCCCGCGCAATTATTATGCCAAACCTGAAGCCGCCAGTACGCTCAGTGACTGAGGCCACAGCCTATCGCGATCGCATCCTGGCAGCAGTCCCAGCGGGTCAACGGTTCGAGCCACTGATGACCCTGTACCTCACCGACAACACCAGCCCCGCAGAGATTATGGCGGCGAAAGCATCCCCGTTTGTCAAAGCAGTGAAGTACTACCCAGCCGGTGCAACGACCAATTCAGACCTGGGGGTGACTGATATTCGTCAGTGCGATCGGGTCTTTGAAGCAATGGAGCAAGCCGATCTGCCGTTACTCCTCCACGGCGAAGTGGCCGATCGCGGGGTTGATGTGTTCGATCGCGAGAAAGTGTTCATCGATCGCCACTTGATCCCACTCCAGCAACAATTTCCCAAGCTGCGCATCGTGCTGGAACACATTACGACCTCCGATGCGGTGCAGTATGTTCTATCTGCCGACCCGATCGCTGCCACCATCACGCCTCAACATTTATTATTTAACCGCAATGATCTATTCCAGGGTGGTCTGCGCCCCCATTTTTATTGCCTACCCGTTTTGAAACGAGAGCAGCATCGATCGGCCCTGTTGCAAGCCGCAACCTCCGGGAATCCTAAGTTTTTCCTAGGCACCGATAGCGCCCCCCATCCTCGCAACGGCAAAGAAAGTTCCTGTGGTTGTGCAGGTTGCTATTCGGCGCTCCATGCCATGGAGTTATATGCAGAAGCCTTTGAGAGCGCCGCTGCCCTTGATAAACTGGAAGCCTTTGCCAGCTTCTATGGGCCAGATTTCTATCAACTTCCCCGCAATAGGGAACAGATTACGTTAACTAAAACCCCCTGGCGTGTTCCCGATCAAGTTCCATTTCCGGAGTCCGAACTGGTGCCCTTACGGGCCGGTCAAGAGATGACCTGGCACATGGCTTGA
- a CDS encoding hydrogenase maturation protease, whose amino-acid sequence MGKTLGKTLIIGYGNTLRQDDGVGYGMAETVAEWGLPGVTCRSVHQLTPDLALLLVEVEQVIFIDVFRWQGEPGDRPSYRVEPVAVGGTRNPVGHSCNPRSILALGRSLFGATCTATWLLIPGQDFGFGETLSPLTIAAQAEALAYLNAILIPDAPS is encoded by the coding sequence TTGGGTAAAACTTTGGGTAAAACGCTGATTATTGGCTATGGCAACACCCTGCGGCAGGATGACGGGGTGGGGTATGGGATGGCGGAAACCGTGGCGGAGTGGGGGCTGCCGGGGGTGACCTGTCGATCGGTGCATCAATTGACCCCGGATCTGGCCTTGCTGTTGGTGGAGGTGGAGCAGGTTATTTTTATTGATGTGTTCCGGTGGCAAGGGGAGCCGGGGGATCGGCCTAGCTATCGGGTAGAACCGGTGGCGGTGGGGGGGACCCGCAATCCCGTGGGCCACAGTTGCAATCCCCGATCGATCCTAGCCCTGGGGCGATCGTTGTTTGGAGCCACCTGTACCGCCACCTGGCTGTTAATTCCGGGCCAGGATTTTGGCTTCGGGGAAACCTTGTCCCCCCTGACGATCGCCGCCCAAGCTGAAGCCTTGGCCTACCTCAACGCTATCCTGATCCCTGATGCCCCATCCTGA
- the rpsD gene encoding 30S ribosomal protein S4, with amino-acid sequence MSRYRGPRLRITRRLGDLPGLTRKSARRAYPPGMHGQNRRKRSEYATRLEEKQKLRFNYGVSERQLIRYVKKARRVQGSTGKILLQLLEMRLDNTVFRLGMAPTIPAARQLVNHGHILVNGRVVDIASYSCRSGDVVGVRNREQSRAMVEQNLQYPGLANVPAHLVLDKAKMEANVIGLCEREWVAIKINELMVVEYYSRKV; translated from the coding sequence ATGTCGCGATACAGAGGCCCTCGCCTCAGAATTACCCGGCGTTTGGGAGATCTTCCCGGCCTGACCCGCAAATCGGCCCGCCGCGCCTATCCCCCCGGAATGCATGGCCAAAACCGCCGCAAGCGCTCCGAATATGCCACCCGTCTGGAAGAAAAGCAGAAACTGCGCTTCAACTATGGAGTTTCGGAACGGCAACTGATCCGCTACGTCAAGAAAGCGCGTCGGGTGCAGGGTTCCACCGGAAAGATTTTGCTGCAATTGTTGGAAATGCGCCTGGATAACACGGTGTTCCGCCTGGGGATGGCTCCGACGATTCCCGCTGCCCGCCAGTTGGTGAACCATGGCCATATTTTGGTCAATGGTCGGGTGGTGGATATTGCCAGCTATAGCTGCCGATCGGGAGATGTGGTTGGGGTGCGGAACCGGGAACAGTCCCGCGCCATGGTGGAACAGAATTTGCAATACCCCGGTTTGGCCAACGTTCCCGCCCATTTGGTGTTGGATAAGGCCAAGATGGAAGCCAATGTTATCGGTCTCTGTGAACGGGAATGGGTGGCCATCAAGATTAATGAACTGATGGTGGTGGAGTACTACTCCCGGAAAGTCTAA
- a CDS encoding CHAT domain-containing protein: protein MLNSLIQSLKPVAPGSPWTAPPAAVVVAIGLWWGSGPAPLRAETGLAPWVNPQSPALLAELSQQTPMAYGDSDYDNRRPSDRRTDSETAPETDSETAPETDTEIIRRGGPRVNPAPSAVPQPSSVPTMTPAIQDAIIKMEDKWQAEYSSHLQIQPIDQFTNPTQVITTLAEADAATGTHTGFLWIASTNDHISLILTTAQGTSVAHEIPVPQARLRQVVQLFNTGVSDPTSPPNRYLKPAQSLYDWLVAPLEPVLEAEGIDTLIFCMGQGLRSLPLAALHDGNQFLIERYAIVRVPAFVLSDLSYRPLRNTQVLAMGASEFTDQSALPAVPLEINTIVQDLWPGTAVLNQNFTLDNLQRERERQPYSIIHLATHANFQSGDLSQSYIQLWDSRLTLDRIDELNWKDPLVELLVLSACETALGDTEAELGFAGMTVQAGVKSALASLWSVSDVGTLALMTEFYSQLETASSKANSLQEAQLAMIRGEVKVSDGRLSSVSRGTSLETGPDFHPPANFSHPFYWSAFTLIGSPW, encoded by the coding sequence ATGTTGAACTCCCTGATCCAGTCCCTCAAGCCAGTGGCTCCAGGCTCCCCCTGGACAGCACCGCCCGCCGCTGTGGTGGTGGCGATCGGTCTGTGGTGGGGCAGTGGCCCAGCACCCCTACGGGCGGAAACCGGGCTAGCCCCCTGGGTCAACCCACAGTCCCCAGCCCTTTTGGCTGAATTATCGCAACAAACTCCCATGGCCTATGGGGATTCCGACTATGATAACCGTCGCCCTAGCGATCGTCGTACCGACAGCGAGACTGCCCCTGAAACCGACAGCGAGACTGCCCCTGAGACCGACACCGAAATAATCAGAAGAGGTGGCCCTAGGGTCAACCCAGCGCCGTCCGCTGTGCCCCAGCCCTCGTCTGTCCCGACCATGACCCCAGCCATTCAGGATGCCATCATCAAAATGGAAGACAAGTGGCAAGCGGAATATTCCAGCCACCTGCAAATCCAACCCATTGATCAGTTCACCAACCCCACCCAAGTCATTACAACCCTAGCCGAGGCTGATGCCGCGACGGGAACCCACACCGGTTTTTTATGGATTGCTAGCACCAATGATCACATTAGCCTAATATTGACCACCGCCCAGGGAACCTCCGTCGCCCACGAAATACCTGTGCCCCAAGCCCGACTGCGCCAAGTGGTGCAACTGTTCAACACCGGGGTCAGCGATCCCACTAGCCCCCCCAATCGCTATCTCAAACCCGCCCAAAGCCTCTACGACTGGTTAGTGGCCCCCCTGGAACCGGTTTTGGAGGCAGAAGGCATTGACACCTTAATTTTCTGCATGGGCCAGGGCTTGCGATCGCTGCCCCTAGCGGCCCTCCATGATGGCAATCAATTTTTGATTGAGCGCTATGCCATAGTACGGGTGCCCGCCTTTGTGCTGAGTGACCTAAGCTACCGTCCCTTACGCAATACCCAGGTGCTAGCCATGGGAGCCTCGGAATTTACGGATCAAAGCGCTTTGCCTGCGGTGCCCCTGGAAATCAACACCATTGTCCAAGATCTCTGGCCCGGAACCGCCGTCCTCAACCAAAACTTCACCCTCGACAATTTGCAACGGGAGCGGGAACGCCAACCCTACAGCATCATCCATCTGGCCACCCATGCCAACTTCCAGAGCGGCGATCTCAGTCAGTCCTATATTCAGCTTTGGGATTCTCGCCTGACCCTCGATCGCATTGATGAACTCAATTGGAAGGATCCCCTGGTGGAGCTACTGGTGCTCAGTGCCTGCGAAACAGCGCTAGGGGATACGGAGGCAGAACTGGGGTTTGCGGGGATGACGGTACAGGCGGGGGTTAAGTCGGCCCTGGCCAGTCTTTGGTCCGTGAGCGATGTGGGGACCCTAGCCTTGATGACCGAGTTTTATAGCCAGCTCGAAACCGCTAGTTCTAAGGCCAATAGCCTCCAAGAAGCCCAACTGGCCATGATTCGGGGCGAGGTGAAAGTCAGTGATGGTCGTCTGAGTAGTGTCTCGCGGGGTACGTCCCTGGAAACGGGTCCAGACTTCCATCCCCCGGCTAATTTCTCCCACCCGTTTTATTGGTCCGCCTTCACCCTCATCGGTAGTCCCTGGTAA
- the bioD gene encoding dethiobiotin synthase: protein MSSFAWPAQFCVSGTDTDVGKTVVSALLSLGLKASYWKPIQSGTQPCTDTDYVRQVTQLPDDHFWPERFRLSQPLSPHAAAAIDGVSLHLQDFSLPPVGDRPLIVEGAGGLLVPLNDRHYILDLIRHLDLPVCLVARSGLGTLNHTLLSLAQLRRSQVPILGVVLNGPKNPSNRQAIEHYGQVPILGELEPLAAVNPTSLKAAFDRLGSP, encoded by the coding sequence ATGTCCTCCTTTGCTTGGCCCGCCCAATTCTGCGTCAGCGGCACCGATACCGATGTTGGTAAAACCGTCGTTTCCGCCCTCCTCAGCCTGGGCCTGAAGGCCAGCTACTGGAAACCGATCCAATCCGGCACCCAACCCTGCACCGACACCGACTATGTGCGCCAGGTGACCCAACTGCCCGATGACCACTTTTGGCCCGAACGGTTTCGCCTGAGCCAGCCCCTGTCTCCCCATGCCGCCGCCGCCATTGATGGGGTGAGCCTCCATCTCCAGGATTTTAGTCTGCCCCCCGTGGGCGATCGGCCCCTAATTGTCGAAGGAGCAGGCGGCTTATTGGTGCCCTTGAACGATCGCCACTATATCCTGGACCTCATCCGCCATTTAGACCTACCCGTCTGTCTGGTGGCCCGCAGCGGCCTGGGCACCCTCAACCATACCCTGCTGTCCCTGGCCCAACTGCGGCGATCGCAGGTTCCCATCCTGGGGGTGGTGCTCAATGGCCCGAAAAATCCCAGTAACCGGCAGGCGATCGAACACTATGGCCAAGTGCCGATCCTGGGGGAACTGGAACCCCTAGCAGCCGTGAACCCCACCAGCCTCAAAGCTGCCTTTGACCGCCTGGGATCCCCCTAA